aggaggtagagaaggatcaACCATTTTTGAGCAAACTGCACGAGAAACCCTGCCATTTGATACCTGGAGTGTTGCACAGAAAAGAATTTtacatacttttcttttttcaccatcattatttggAAGAAAAAATATCCTGGTATGAATACGCCGTGAATCATCGCTTTTGGCTGTGTTCACCTTTTTTTGAACAACTTGTATGTGGTCCCATAGGAATTTAGTCTGTAAATTCCAAGAAGCCAAGGCCCAATACTTCTTGAAAAGAGCTTCTTGTTGCTCAGCTGGGAAAGTCTCATGACATTTACTTATACAACAAGAATACTGTGGTAAAAACACTTTTCCCTGGTTTATCTTTCCAGACGAGGACATGTAGCTTTTTCCTCGGTCCCTAAGGTCCTTTGAAATATTGCGTTTCCACAGTTTCTGATTACAGTTTCTTGCAGGATTATTTGTTGATgacaaataattttcattatgcaTAATGGAATGTGTATTGAATTCTACATCTTTTGCACCCTGAATTGGTGTTACACTTTGCTTTGTGTCAGTCTCATTCTTTGAAAGCTTTTCTGGGAAAGTTCCTTTTTCATTCCACATTGTCACTCCTTCCTTCATTATCACTGTCTTGTTAGTTGGACAATTGTTATAACCTATGCAAGATGATTCACCTGTTTGCTTGCTAAATATAAAAGTCATATTTAAGGCATCTTTTTTCAAGATAGGTGGCAACAGCTTCCTGAACAATTTCAGACTGATAACTAACTTACCAGATTCAACAAACTTTCTATGATATGCTGCATATAACTTTCTAATCGTTACTCCCTGTGGAACAATAAGCATTTTAGCACCAGAATCTTTTTTTATGTTGTAATATGATGTTGACTGTATATATTCTTCTGCATCTCTTACAGCTTTGGCAGGAGTCTTATTTGAGGGACTCTGTAACCCTCTCTTATCTTGAGGCTCTTCATCATTTACAGCAATAAGTTTCTTGCTGAGAGAGTAACTTAAACGACCATTAGAGAtctgaagtaaagaaagaaagattgtttTGCAAACTTTAACCTTATTTCCAGAACAATCTGGCAAGAAAAAATGTCTAGTATGGACTCGCCTTGATGACCTGTCTAAAGTTTTCCTGGCTTTAGTTTTAATCTCAGTATGTTCCCAGATAAACTTTGTTTGCTTGTTCCAGTTACCCATGCTCCAAAATGAGGTAAATATATTTTCCTGATCCTTTAAACTTAAGTTCTTAAAGCATTGCTGACAGCAACATTGGCTAATTGACTTGAAAACTTTATCATCTACTTTCTTCCCATTCTGTGTTATGTAACTCTTCCctagatttttcattttctttctaatatTTTTCTTCCACTGCTCTCTTCCAGCAGTCTCCTGTTTTGAAGTACTGTCCACTTCATTTACTGTCAAGTCATTTTTCAAATCATTTATAGGATTTGATATGGGGCTTGTACCATGTAATACATTACGGTCACAGACCTGAGCACAGCTGTTTATATCAAGGATTGCTTGATCAGTGTCATTACTACACAGTGAAGGATGTTGAGAATTAATCTTGGCTTGCACAAATGCAGATGACTGTGACAGTGTTAATGGCTGTATAAAACTGTGTGTCTCATGGGCAAATGGCACAAAATGATTCTCTTGAAGGGGCTGGTGGGTTTGGTGTGTTGCTGGTGGATTGTGTGTCCTTGAACATCCTCCTGAATACTCTGTCAGTGACAGTTGATCCATGCTAGAGTCTCGAGATTTATTAATCCATTtaagttctttcttttcctcttctgtcctcACCTGTTGGAATATGCTTGGATTAGTTTTACTGTTCCTGGTTTTAAAATGGAGGAACATTCTCCATAACTTATTCATATTCCATATGATGAGAACTGCTGGTACCTTCTTACTGTACAATTTGAACTGTTGCAGGTAATAGGAATTTACTATATCTGAAAATGAACCTGAAAATAAAGACCTAGACTAAATATGCATATGATTTTGCTTCTCCCTTGAAATCATTTAAGATAATGGTTGGTCCTATTGCTTGTACCCCAGAATTTTCACTGGTAAAAGAGCAAGTTTTGTTTAATGCTCTTCCAAACTTTTTATGTCAAGAGATAAAACACAACTCACAATTTAGCAGAAGTATTATTTGAAACCttacaaataatgatgacaatattttgCATGTCCTCTAATAAAACAATCTTAACATTCATAGTCTATTCCATCACAAAATGCATACAGTTAATGATGCATATGGACTATAGCTTCTTATCAGTCAAACAAAAATGAGACTGATTATCACCAATACACATTTTAAAGGTTATTACATCATGGGAAGGATAATGATATAGTTTAATGAATTAAACTCTAAAATATACGTATGATTTAACatataaaacagcaaaaaatagACAACACTGTCAcactgtaataatcataaaagtatttTAGCATACAGATTAATGCATATCAGTAGGTTTTACTTCCTTAATTCAAACCATAAGACAGTAATCAATACCTAAAACTAttcaaagtgaaaaaagagagcatCACCGAAGCAcattataaaataaaagataacaatatcTATTCTTTAAAATATCAAGTTTAGCCTACTGATATTACTGTTTCTTACCAATGAATTTCTTGGTAATGCCTGCCATTCTGGATCGCATGCAAATCTTGTCCTATGGGTATCTGGAAGAAAATTTTAATTAATGTATCTTGACACCACTAAAGCAATAAATATCTGGTAATTTATTATGTACAATATGGAGTGTTTTTCTTATTGCTAATATCTGCAGGTATGACAATCAACTACCTCCCTTTTCAACATAATAGGTAGGGAGCCTTGATACAGGATACAGCAATATTTTTACATATCATTGCTACTGACACTggcctactttttttttcttaaaaaatagtaatcttcttttcatgttttctttctaaTCACTGTTTGTAATTACTAAAAGCTATCAAAATGAAAGTCTAGTGTACCCATTGCCTACAGGAGAATATAGGGTTCACTTGGCCTCCGctatggggagtgtgtgtggccGACTGGGCGTGCCTCTGGGGCCATTTTCAGCACTCATCAGGCCACATCGACAAAGTGATTTTTTCTTAAATCACTTGCTTGCAAAACATGATTTTAATGTTTTTGCATATCCAGAAATGCATGATATGGATTTCAATTGCTATATAAAACCTGCAGGAGCCTGATTATCTACAACAGAGTCCAATAAATAAGGTAGGTTACACCATGTGTACAAGATGGAATATGGCTGTAttgaaggatgaaaaaagaaagaaagaaaaaattcacTCACTTTCGCAAACCTTATTTTCCTGATATAACAGATTGTTTACAGTGGTAAACAAGGCTACTACTACCATGGCTTCAGTAGCctacttcctttttttgtgtCACACTTCAAGACAGTCACACTGGCAGAGCACCAAAAGACCATGTAATCTTGTAAAGTAGTGTGTAGGTTACTCATAGGTCCACCCTTTATAGAAAACATAGCCAATCAAAGCATTACATTGTAGCCGACCCCTGCAACCCGCGCTGCAGGTTGCaggggtcggctacaggtactccccctccaaTGAGGGAGCTAATCGAGTGAGCAATAATtgtgatactccagaaggctgggtatttgtgtcactctggggtcaccagtatggcaatggatttgcatctgccatagactggtgtcaatcatctctttaaggagcttttgtatgtgggcgtgagtgtccacaggtatggctggtgtgctggagatcgatgTGGAGAGCCAAGGCGGCTCCCCTGACAGCtgaggcctgggtaggcctaggtgttgcttgctgtgtcttgctctgctggaggatcgtgagtgctgaactcggcctggGCACCGGAGCTTAAGTGGGGCTGacctgtgccagccacccgggaacgaggggagcctgcggtccaataggtgagccgtgaggtgtctggtgtcaaccaatcaggtctcggttcagtactcacgatcctccagcagagcaagaccCTGGTTttccccgtcgatctccagcacaccagccatacctgtgggcactcacacccacacacaaaagctccttaagaGATGATTGATACTAGTTTATGGcagatgcaaatccattgccataacatATCCTGTTCTCCCTCAGGCAATGCTCTAAGGCATGTGGCATGGGCATGAGGGTTCCTTATGAAGACCACCCAAAAATGTAATGCACACATCATTGTAACATGATGTGAATGACCAGTCACCTGGAGCCATGCCATAGCTGGCCAATGATGTGTATAACACATGACCTAGAGCCATGACCAAGTCAACCATGACGTGCATAACCCAAGACACCAACAACATAATAACATATAAAAGCAAAAAccaaatacattgggaagaacaGATAAACAAGACTGATCACAAAAAACTATCACTTCAAAGACAACACCCCAGAGCTCTGGGGCAGCTCTGAAAACCGAAAACTAGACGTCTGTCTTACTAGAATCCTGACTCAACATACAAGACTAAGAAAACATCTAGGTTTAGTTTTAGATTCACATGATACTCTGGATTTGGTACTTCATCTACGGACGGTGTATCATTCTCAgtcatacacacctatatatgtactaGACGTTGAGAGAaaatctatcattatcaaaatggttGCGACCGGTTGTGCAAAAGTATTCTTCAATATTatctatgaataatatacacagaaccAGTCACCATATGGCTGTGTGAAACTGAATCTATACCAAATTTACTACGGAATATGTAATAAGACTGGTTCTACTTTCCACGGCCTTTCTTTACCTCAGAATACCTACTTTCTGTGCTTAATATGGCAACAATTCCAAATAAATTTCAAAAGTCCTGCATTTACAGCTCTGTCTAAACTTCCAGTACCAAATCTTTGCCTATGAAAGCTTAAACGTCCGACCAGCTCCTCTGATACATGACACAATTAACTCACGTGAACATTCTAATGACATATGGCTTACCTCTGGCTCCACGGAAGACAGGAACAGGGGTAGAGGTTATGTTTTGGTGTCGCCTTCCGTTCGCGAGTGTGAATCCGGGAATCAGAGTTGGATTCCTTCGATCGGGcctaattttaaaatataaacattttcgAAGCAAACCCATGATTGTGTTTCCCAGGGTATCTAATAGTGGAGTTTAGCTATTGGCATAGGAAAtaggtatttttttcttgtttgcagTATAATGAGCTCTTTTTCATGACATAAATAACCAAAAAGATTTTATTCTTTGAAGTCTTCTGCCACTTTCTACAACCCGTTAAGTACATTAACTTGTACATTTTTGGGCGCCTCGGTCTCTGTTAGAGTAAGACTGATTAACCTTGGATTTTTCTTCACAACCTcaaaattaccatcattttcacccATCACATATGGTGGCAAGCAGAGGGAGGGCCGAAGGAGCGGTGGCCCCGGGCATCCCAAATTTAATACCCAGTgacaggagaaagaaggaaataaatatgataaactcGCTCTTGGCTCACAGCTATTACACTACAAGACTTTCTATACTTTTGAGTCTTCCCCATAAATAGGTAATAGTAACACCTATGATAAACACttgaagatatagataaaaattgtGCAATTTTTTCAGGCACATATTTATCAAAATCTCCTCAGTATgtgtaaaaataatcatattccatataatttatttattttgctttcatAATTCAAAGGATTCAATCTGAGTATATAAAATAGTATACCCAAACAGAAGAGTGTTCAAAGAAAACGTATACTTCATAATGCATAAAGAAAACGAAACTTTTATAGGATACACTTCTTGCTGGATTACTAGGAGATGATTAATAAGCTGTAATAATGAGCGAACAAAACTAAATAGGAAAATAACCTAAAAAAGGTAGATTGATATGGGGTGGTAAGATATTTGAAAATTATGCTAACTACTCTGTTatagtagaaaaataaatagtcAAAATAAAGTTAAATGTCTGCAAAATAGGTTAGATGAATGGTAATCATTACAATCGACTAATGTAGCAAGTGTCATTATATGGTCTACACAGAGGGATGCGTAAATCAATCAGTGCCTTTCCTCCCTTGCAATGGCTATTCAATCCATATGATATTTGCCATTTTAAATTTAGCTTAGACAAAGCATAGCATTATACAAATGTTTAGTAAAATACTGGTTAACAGAAATGCAATCTTTCATACAAATTAAACTAGATGAATGTTGTGTTAATAAGAATTGTTGAAATAAGTTCCCTTCCAGTTTTAGTCAAATGCCAAAGATGGGTAGGTGGCTTATTTGGAAGCACCTCCTACCAAGGGTAACAATTGTTTGTCTAGAATCGCCTCTTACCATGACGTCACATGCAGTTGAGGGAAAGGGTATAATATTGGTCTCCTTTTCTGCTTGCTCTTTTGTATCTCTACATGTATCAAACACCAGTGAGTTGATGGATATGTTTTTAAGGTGTGATAAAAACATAAATTTCAAATTTTAGATGTATAATATACTATCTTATTAAGTATTAACGGAAGTAACATAGATATCACCAACTATGAGTCTTTGTTTTTAGTAAAACTATTAATATTTAAGTTATTATGTTCACAAATTTATTGTTACCCACAGGTGCTTGCACTGTTATTAATTTCAACTTGTATTTCCAAATGAATTGAAATCCTTATATTCTTCCAGAGAAACAAATAAGGGTAAAATAAAATGGGATGAAAGCTCtgaatacatttattttcttaaatcGAATCACAAACTAGAAAACATAAAAAGTCTCAGATGTAGATAGGTAAAGACACCTATCAAAAAACATTTTCCTGTTTGTGTTACTATCACTGTTCCTAAAACCATCTGTACAACCTATAAGGAATATGTATTGAAATGATTGCTCAGACAGTAATATGGGTCCATACaacagaataaaatgaaaaatactgGGAAAAAAAGATAACTGGTATGCTGTAAACAAAATGAAGCACAACAAACTATCACGTtctcacaaaataaaaatataagccaAAAATAAGCAGCAAATTCACTGAAGAAAATAATGCTGTATTAGTCTGAATTAGTCAATTGTCTTTTTCTTAATGATGAACAGTTAAGATTTCCTTGAAGTAATCTGGACTTtcataaatgaattaatgaatagcaGAAATAAAATGGCAAAAAAATGGTGTAGAATAAAAGCAAACATAAAAATACACTAATTCCACCTGAAGCAGAAATTAGCAAAATAATGCCAAAAACATTTATTTCAATACAATCTGTCATACTTGCACATTCCAGAATAATATCTTTTTGTAtgggaaaaggaataaatattTCTTAACACATATGttacaaaaaataaatgtaatttacattttttttttcatttataatttgGAAATTTCTataattaaaaagtaaataagcaaacccttaaaaatgataaatgatatttcaagtaataataataattacatactatagtagaaaacataaataatacaaTTAAATACTTTCAGAACTTAAATTCAATTTACATCTTTAtaaaaaattgtatataaattaaataaacttTTCATAGTCAAATTTGAAAGATGGTTTACAGGTGTACTTCATTACATTGCAAAATCCTATAGTAAAAAAgtattcattaatattaataaaaaaaggaaataaaagaaaaaaatattacactaCAAAACTTgtagtatatttgatatatatatttttctaacacTTTATTATTGTCATGTGTGATCGAGGAAACAGATATATGCATGCACCGCCCACCCCTACTcagaaaacaaaccaacaaacgcacatgcgcgtgcacgcacacacactcatgcacacacacactcatacacacacacacatacacacacacacacacacacacacacacacacacacacacacacacactgagagagagaaaagggggggggcacATCTAAACAAATCATAAAATACAATAGATATTTTAGAAGTAAAAGTAAATTTTCTGTACCATAGCAAGCATTATTACAGAATTTTAACTGATAATTTACATGAAATGTAATAATGTCACAGATTTCTGAATTACCTACAGCATAACAAAAAGTCAAAGTAAAGGCAAACCTGAAACTTTTAACTTGAACTATCATAAAAAAGCAGTGAGTCCTCATCAACTGTATGCAACTCCATGACTTCATAAAATAAAGAGGCAGTCCCTTGTTCTTCAGCAAAAGTAACACAACCACTTTGGATCAAAATGACCAGAAACCTGTTACTTATCACCAACTTCTTTGGTTAAATTCTATAACACAGGAATGAAACAAGGCACCTTCTTTTGTACTCAAAATGACAAGAAACAAGGGAAAATTACTATGGGGTATAATGG
The nucleotide sequence above comes from Penaeus vannamei isolate JL-2024 chromosome 6, ASM4276789v1, whole genome shotgun sequence. Encoded proteins:
- the LOC113825439 gene encoding uncharacterized protein isoform X1, with amino-acid sequence MSLECSHTHRTRFACDPEWQALPRNSLVRTEEEKKELKWINKSRDSSMDQLSLTEYSGGCSRTHNPPATHQTHQPLQENHFVPFAHETHSFIQPLTLSQSSAFVQAKINSQHPSLCSNDTDQAILDINSCAQVCDRNVLHGTSPISNPINDLKNDLTVNEVDSTSKQETAGREQWKKNIRKKMKNLGKSYITQNGKKVDDKVFKSISQCCCQQCFKNLSLKDQENIFTSFWSMGNWNKQTKFIWEHTEIKTKARKTLDRSSRRVHTRHFFLPDCSGNKVKVCKTIFLSLLQISNGRLSYSLSKKLIAVNDEEPQDKRGLQSPSNKTPAKAVRDAEEYIQSTSYYNIKKDSGAKMLIVPQGVTIRKLYAAYHRKFVESGKLVISLKLFRKLLPPILKKDALNMTFIFSKQTGESSCIGYNNCPTNKTVIMKEGVTMWNEKGTFPEKLSKNETDTKQSVTPIQGAKDVEFNTHSIMHNENYLSSTNNPARNCNQKLWKRNISKDLRDRGKSYMSSSGKINQGKVFLPQYSCCISKCHETFPAEQQEALFKKYWALASWNLQTKFLWDHIQVVQKKVNTAKSDDSRRIHTRIFFLPNNDGEKRKVCKILFCATLQVSNGRVSRAVCSKMVDPSLPPQDKRGKSAPQNKTTIENVSFALDHINQLLQHNSCLQSTSRKCSLINDMSKKKAHDMFKNSCFEYGKKPLSYTVYCRILREDAYCPVENINSGKKEDSCT
- the LOC113825439 gene encoding uncharacterized protein isoform X2, whose product is MDTHRTRFACDPEWQALPRNSLVRTEEEKKELKWINKSRDSSMDQLSLTEYSGGCSRTHNPPATHQTHQPLQENHFVPFAHETHSFIQPLTLSQSSAFVQAKINSQHPSLCSNDTDQAILDINSCAQVCDRNVLHGTSPISNPINDLKNDLTVNEVDSTSKQETAGREQWKKNIRKKMKNLGKSYITQNGKKVDDKVFKSISQCCCQQCFKNLSLKDQENIFTSFWSMGNWNKQTKFIWEHTEIKTKARKTLDRSSRRVHTRHFFLPDCSGNKVKVCKTIFLSLLQISNGRLSYSLSKKLIAVNDEEPQDKRGLQSPSNKTPAKAVRDAEEYIQSTSYYNIKKDSGAKMLIVPQGVTIRKLYAAYHRKFVESGKLVISLKLFRKLLPPILKKDALNMTFIFSKQTGESSCIGYNNCPTNKTVIMKEGVTMWNEKGTFPEKLSKNETDTKQSVTPIQGAKDVEFNTHSIMHNENYLSSTNNPARNCNQKLWKRNISKDLRDRGKSYMSSSGKINQGKVFLPQYSCCISKCHETFPAEQQEALFKKYWALASWNLQTKFLWDHIQVVQKKVNTAKSDDSRRIHTRIFFLPNNDGEKRKVCKILFCATLQVSNGRVSRAVCSKMVDPSLPPQDKRGKSAPQNKTTIENVSFALDHINQLLQHNSCLQSTSRKCSLINDMSKKKAHDMFKNSCFEYGKKPLSYTVYCRILREDAYCPVENINSGKKEDSCT